In Microbacterium foliorum, the following proteins share a genomic window:
- a CDS encoding DUF5684 domain-containing protein, which produces MDSNGISDLYASIFSGTTGLIALVFYVLVVIGLWKVFTKAGYPGILAIIPIVNVVFLVKIAGMSGWLALLYLIPIVGFIFGIIVAIKLGERFGKGGLFSFFLLFVFPYIGYLVIGFGESRYRAV; this is translated from the coding sequence ATGGACTCCAACGGCATCTCGGATCTCTACGCATCGATCTTCTCCGGCACGACGGGCCTGATCGCCCTCGTCTTCTACGTCCTCGTCGTCATCGGCCTGTGGAAGGTGTTCACGAAGGCCGGCTACCCCGGCATCCTCGCGATCATCCCCATCGTGAACGTCGTCTTCCTCGTCAAGATCGCCGGGATGTCCGGCTGGCTCGCGCTGCTCTATCTGATCCCCATCGTCGGTTTCATCTTCGGGATCATCGTCGCGATCAAGCTCGGCGAGCGGTTCGGCAAGGGCGGGCTCTTCTCGTTCTTCCTGCTCTTCGTCTTCCCCTACATCGGGTATCTGGTCATCGGCTTCGGCGAGTCCCGCTACCGCGCGGTCTGA
- a CDS encoding TlpA family protein disulfide reductase, with protein MPLASTVRPIRSGRSSRIRPSRRAVGVALAAVLAIGLSACAPDPVNDSFLSGDNPGYVAADGAIVEIPVAERGEPVVDFGGVTENGDDFSSSELAGKVTVVNFWYAGCAPCRLEAEDLESVWQEHGGDDVAFLGINTRDQADTAKAFSAEFGVTYPSLIDVDTAEAKLAFASSVPIQATPTTLVLDKQGRVAARIIGPIDGTSILSTLVKDALAEDS; from the coding sequence GTGCCACTCGCCTCGACGGTTCGTCCGATCCGCAGCGGCCGCTCCTCCCGCATCCGGCCTTCTCGCCGCGCGGTCGGTGTCGCGCTCGCCGCGGTACTAGCCATCGGTCTGAGCGCCTGCGCTCCCGATCCCGTGAACGATTCGTTCCTGAGCGGTGACAACCCCGGTTATGTCGCGGCCGACGGAGCGATCGTCGAGATCCCGGTCGCCGAGCGCGGTGAACCCGTCGTCGACTTCGGCGGCGTGACCGAGAACGGCGACGACTTCAGCAGCTCCGAGCTTGCGGGCAAGGTGACGGTCGTCAACTTCTGGTACGCCGGCTGCGCACCGTGTCGCCTCGAGGCGGAAGACCTCGAGAGCGTGTGGCAGGAGCACGGCGGAGACGACGTCGCCTTCCTGGGGATCAACACCCGTGATCAGGCCGACACCGCCAAGGCGTTCTCGGCGGAGTTCGGCGTGACCTACCCGAGTCTCATCGATGTCGACACCGCTGAGGCGAAGCTCGCCTTCGCATCGTCGGTGCCGATCCAGGCGACCCCGACCACTCTCGTGCTCGACAAGCAGGGCCGGGTCGCCGCCCGGATCATCGGGCCGATCGACGGCACCTCGATCCTTTCGACGCTCGTCAAGGACGCGCTCGCGGAGGACTCGTGA
- a CDS encoding cytochrome c biogenesis CcdA family protein, with protein sequence MNPEAIIGSGALWLAIPVAMLAGLVSFLSPCVLPLVPGYLGFLGGAVAPRRAANTTDGTAVSTVEAPARSRLVLGVLLFILGFTLVFILYTVLSGTFGVFFIRWGDLITRILGVFIIVMGLIFLGAFGFAQREIRFHVDSKVGIIGAPLLGIALGIGWAPCMGPTLGAIIALSFNAGDPVRAGFLGLAYSLGLGIPFLLVALGFGWATKTVGFLRRHIRIVNIIGGVLLIVLGVLMVTGLWTDIMSRLTVVIGSVPLPF encoded by the coding sequence GTGAACCCCGAAGCCATCATCGGATCGGGAGCCCTCTGGCTCGCGATCCCCGTCGCGATGCTCGCCGGCCTCGTCTCCTTCCTGTCGCCGTGCGTGCTGCCGTTGGTGCCCGGCTACCTCGGGTTCCTCGGGGGAGCCGTCGCCCCTCGCCGCGCGGCGAACACCACGGACGGCACCGCCGTCTCGACGGTCGAGGCTCCCGCCCGCAGTCGACTCGTCCTCGGTGTGCTGCTCTTCATCCTGGGTTTCACCCTCGTCTTCATCCTCTACACGGTGCTCAGCGGCACGTTCGGCGTCTTCTTCATCCGCTGGGGTGACCTGATCACTCGCATCCTCGGAGTCTTCATCATCGTCATGGGCCTGATCTTCCTGGGCGCCTTCGGGTTCGCGCAGCGCGAGATCCGATTCCACGTCGACTCCAAGGTGGGCATCATCGGCGCACCGCTGCTGGGAATCGCGCTCGGAATCGGCTGGGCTCCGTGCATGGGGCCGACGCTCGGCGCGATCATCGCTCTCTCGTTCAACGCCGGCGATCCGGTGCGCGCCGGATTCCTCGGCCTCGCCTACTCGCTGGGCCTCGGCATCCCGTTCCTGCTCGTCGCCCTCGGTTTCGGGTGGGCCACGAAGACGGTCGGGTTCCTCCGTCGCCACATCCGCATCGTGAACATCATCGGCGGCGTGCTGCTGATCGTCCTCGGCGTGCTGATGGTGACCGGGCTCTGGACCGACATCATGTCGCGACTCACGGTGGTGATCGGCAGTGTCCCCCTCCCGTTCTGA
- a CDS encoding histidine phosphatase family protein: MVASRLHLVRHGEVHNPKRVLYGRLPDYHLSKAGREMAQAAADHVASLDRPVVALYSSPLERAQESAEPFATRFDLVPEIDIRIIEPTNVFEGTQMRRSLMNPLNWWHLRQPSLPSWGEPYASIAERMLGMMGEAWRSVDGGDLVMVSHQAPIWITHLRVAGLPLQHDPRTRRCALSSVTSFELVGDVWREVAYAEPAATGGAVDVGAV; encoded by the coding sequence ATGGTGGCGTCTCGACTGCACCTCGTCCGACACGGTGAGGTGCACAATCCGAAGCGCGTGCTCTACGGCCGGCTGCCCGACTACCACCTGAGCAAGGCGGGGCGGGAGATGGCCCAGGCGGCCGCCGATCATGTCGCCTCGCTCGACAGACCGGTGGTAGCGCTGTACTCCTCGCCTCTGGAGCGTGCGCAGGAGTCGGCCGAGCCTTTCGCGACGCGGTTCGACCTGGTGCCCGAGATCGACATCCGCATCATCGAGCCGACCAACGTGTTCGAGGGCACGCAGATGCGCCGTTCGCTGATGAACCCACTCAACTGGTGGCACCTGCGTCAGCCGTCGCTGCCGAGCTGGGGCGAGCCCTACGCGTCGATCGCCGAGCGGATGCTGGGCATGATGGGCGAGGCCTGGCGATCGGTCGACGGCGGTGACCTCGTGATGGTGTCGCACCAGGCGCCGATCTGGATCACCCACCTGCGGGTCGCGGGTCTGCCGCTGCAGCACGATCCCCGCACCCGGCGCTGCGCACTGTCGAGCGTCACCTCTTTCGAACTCGTCGGCGACGTGTGGCGAGAGGTCGCGTACGCCGAACCCGCAGCCACAGGCGGTGCGGTCGACGTCGGGGCGGTCTGA
- a CDS encoding NAD(P)/FAD-dependent oxidoreductase, with amino-acid sequence MTSDSPTTSATGTEPSTPTPLQSGDRWDVIIIGGGAAGLSAALILARARRRVLVLDGGQPRNRFAPHMHGVLSRDGYSPIDLVNDGYREVRAADGVIRRTHVVETRAVDGAFEIVTESGAVESARRLIVATGSRDVLPDIPGLAEQWGRGVVACPYCDGYEATGRAIGVLLGSAGGVHKVHMILPYSPDVTVFTALAGPLSADDRRLLEHRGVRLEDRAVSRVTVDGDRLTGLALEDGTVVPLDVVFAEPALVPLDDPLRQLGADRVDSPMGQWTEVDAFGRTSVAGVWAVGNSANPGALVPIAMGSGATAALTVNGELIAEEVAAAAATLAEARKA; translated from the coding sequence ATGACAAGCGATTCCCCGACCACCTCAGCAACCGGCACCGAACCCAGCACCCCGACCCCGCTTCAGTCGGGCGACCGATGGGACGTCATCATCATCGGAGGAGGTGCCGCCGGCCTGAGTGCAGCACTGATCCTCGCGCGTGCACGCCGCCGGGTGCTGGTCCTCGACGGTGGCCAGCCCCGCAATCGTTTCGCGCCGCACATGCACGGCGTGCTGAGTCGCGACGGATACTCTCCGATCGATCTCGTGAACGACGGGTACCGCGAGGTGCGGGCCGCCGACGGAGTCATCCGCCGCACACACGTCGTCGAGACCCGTGCGGTCGACGGCGCTTTCGAGATCGTCACCGAATCCGGCGCGGTCGAGAGCGCTCGTCGCCTCATCGTGGCGACCGGCTCTCGCGACGTGCTCCCCGACATCCCGGGTCTCGCCGAGCAGTGGGGGCGCGGGGTCGTCGCCTGCCCGTACTGCGACGGCTACGAGGCGACCGGCCGCGCGATAGGCGTCCTCCTCGGGTCTGCGGGCGGAGTGCACAAGGTGCACATGATCCTCCCCTACTCCCCCGACGTCACCGTCTTCACCGCTCTCGCCGGCCCTCTGTCCGCTGACGACCGTCGCCTGCTCGAGCACCGGGGCGTGCGACTCGAAGATCGAGCCGTCTCGCGGGTGACCGTCGACGGGGACCGTCTCACCGGACTCGCCCTGGAGGACGGCACCGTCGTGCCGCTCGACGTGGTGTTCGCCGAGCCCGCACTCGTGCCCCTCGACGACCCCCTGCGCCAGCTGGGCGCCGACCGCGTCGACTCACCGATGGGGCAGTGGACCGAGGTCGATGCCTTCGGCCGCACGAGCGTCGCGGGAGTGTGGGCCGTCGGCAACTCCGCCAATCCGGGGGCACTGGTGCCGATCGCAATGGGATCCGGTGCCACTGCGGCACTGACCGTCAACGGTGAGCTCATCGCCGAAGAGGTCGCCGCCGCCGCCGCGACGCTGGCTGAAGCCCGGAAAGCATGA
- the ccsB gene encoding c-type cytochrome biogenesis protein CcsB → MFDLEVISPILLWTAIAIYAAAFVAYAFDLARRSQLSADAASVREFELVGAGASARGAKGAKGASASDSVVAPQRFVMARIGTSLTVLAFIFHLAATLTRGFAAGRVPWANLYEFAMMGTLLIVAVFLAVLTRIDLRFLGTFITGLVVVLLGLSATNFYVEVSPLMDPLKSVWLVIHVFVASLGTAFFALAFALSVIQLMQSRRERLISEGAEKTGPGFLRTFPGSERLESMAYRFTIIGFILWTFTLIAGSIWAYYAWSRFWGFDVKETWTFVIWVLYAGYIHARATRGWRGNPSAWLAIVGFSAVLFNFTIVNVFFKGLHAYSGLS, encoded by the coding sequence ATGTTCGATCTCGAAGTGATCTCGCCGATCCTGCTGTGGACGGCGATCGCGATCTACGCTGCGGCCTTCGTGGCCTACGCCTTCGACCTCGCCCGCCGGTCGCAGCTGTCCGCCGATGCGGCGAGCGTGCGGGAGTTCGAACTCGTCGGTGCCGGAGCGAGTGCGCGCGGTGCCAAGGGAGCGAAGGGTGCCTCGGCATCCGACTCCGTGGTCGCCCCGCAGCGTTTCGTGATGGCTCGCATCGGCACCTCGCTCACCGTGCTCGCCTTCATCTTCCACCTCGCCGCCACGCTCACGCGCGGTTTCGCGGCCGGGCGGGTGCCCTGGGCCAACCTCTACGAGTTCGCGATGATGGGCACGCTGCTGATCGTCGCGGTGTTCCTCGCGGTTCTGACGCGCATCGATCTGCGCTTCCTCGGCACGTTCATCACCGGTCTCGTCGTCGTGCTGCTGGGGCTCTCAGCCACGAACTTCTACGTCGAGGTGTCGCCTCTGATGGACCCGCTCAAGAGCGTGTGGCTGGTGATCCACGTCTTCGTGGCATCCCTCGGCACCGCGTTCTTCGCCCTGGCGTTCGCGCTGTCGGTGATCCAGCTGATGCAGTCCCGCCGCGAGCGGCTGATCTCCGAGGGAGCCGAGAAGACCGGTCCAGGCTTCCTGCGCACCTTCCCCGGGTCGGAGCGCCTCGAGAGCATGGCCTACCGCTTCACGATCATCGGGTTCATCCTCTGGACGTTCACCCTCATCGCCGGTTCGATCTGGGCCTATTACGCGTGGAGCCGCTTCTGGGGCTTCGACGTCAAGGAGACGTGGACCTTCGTGATCTGGGTGCTCTACGCGGGGTACATCCACGCTCGTGCGACGCGCGGTTGGCGCGGCAACCCGTCGGCCTGGCTGGCGATCGTGGGCTTCTCGGCCGTGCTGTTCAACTTCACGATCGTCAACGTGTTCTTCAAGGGTCTGCACGCGTATTCGGGCCTCAGCTGA
- a CDS encoding SAM-dependent methyltransferase, with protein MPHEPAGTDVDASEFWENRYRTGRGEDGRMWSGRVNATVEAQVAGLTPGSALELGCGEGADALWLAGHGWTVTAVDLSAAALEVAALHATREGLADRVTWQQADLATWHPTQEYDLVTSAFLHSPFEFPREAILRRAASAVAPGGRLLVVGHAASPPGSGHDHDPDAPPLPTPAEVVASLDLSADWVIESNTTVERAVTWRGHDVTLVDAVVRVRRPMH; from the coding sequence ATGCCACACGAACCAGCGGGCACTGACGTCGACGCGTCCGAGTTCTGGGAGAACCGCTATCGCACCGGCCGCGGTGAGGACGGACGCATGTGGAGCGGTCGAGTCAATGCGACCGTCGAGGCTCAGGTGGCCGGACTGACGCCGGGCAGCGCACTCGAGCTCGGGTGCGGCGAGGGCGCCGACGCGCTCTGGCTCGCGGGACACGGGTGGACGGTCACGGCCGTCGATCTCTCCGCCGCTGCTCTCGAGGTCGCCGCGCTTCACGCGACGCGCGAGGGGCTCGCCGACCGCGTGACCTGGCAGCAGGCCGACCTCGCCACGTGGCATCCGACGCAGGAGTACGACCTCGTGACGTCGGCGTTCCTGCACTCCCCCTTCGAGTTCCCCCGCGAGGCCATCCTGCGTCGGGCGGCTTCGGCGGTGGCACCCGGCGGCCGATTGCTGGTCGTCGGCCATGCGGCATCCCCTCCGGGTTCCGGCCATGACCACGATCCGGACGCTCCGCCGCTCCCCACTCCCGCCGAGGTCGTCGCATCCCTCGACCTCAGCGCCGACTGGGTCATCGAGTCGAACACCACCGTCGAGCGTGCCGTCACCTGGCGCGGTCACGACGTCACTCTGGTCGACGCGGTCGTGCGGGTGCGCCGCCCGATGCACTGA
- a CDS encoding helix-turn-helix domain-containing protein, translated as MPDGTLALIGPRLKGWREKRSMTLAELSRVTGISSSTLSRLEAGKRAPNLELVIPVARALRLELDDLVPRSAPDPRVARKTKRAGEVWYESLSPEMSPVQTYKVTLPANPAGVVVTPQPQVHDGQEWLYVLSGRLRLVLGEQDVVLGPGEAADFDTRIPHWLGVAGAGPTEFLSIFSKDGKRIHLRARTAGSSV; from the coding sequence ATGCCAGACGGCACCCTCGCGCTCATCGGCCCCAGGCTGAAAGGGTGGCGGGAGAAGCGCAGCATGACTCTCGCAGAGCTGTCGCGGGTGACGGGCATCTCCTCGAGCACGCTGTCTCGTCTGGAGGCCGGCAAACGCGCTCCGAACCTCGAGCTGGTGATCCCGGTCGCCCGCGCCCTGCGCCTGGAGCTCGACGACCTGGTGCCGCGATCGGCTCCCGATCCGCGTGTCGCGCGCAAGACGAAGCGCGCCGGAGAGGTCTGGTACGAGTCTCTCTCGCCCGAGATGAGCCCGGTCCAGACCTACAAGGTGACGCTTCCCGCGAATCCCGCAGGTGTCGTGGTGACACCTCAGCCGCAGGTCCACGACGGGCAGGAGTGGCTGTACGTGCTGTCGGGTCGCCTGCGACTCGTGCTCGGTGAGCAGGATGTCGTCCTCGGCCCCGGCGAAGCCGCCGATTTCGATACGCGCATCCCCCACTGGCTGGGGGTCGCCGGGGCCGGACCGACGGAGTTCCTGTCGATCTTCAGCAAGGACGGGAAGCGCATCCACCTCCGTGCCCGCACCGCCGGGTCCAGCGTCTAG
- the resB gene encoding cytochrome c biogenesis protein ResB, with protein sequence MSSTTERSSDPLRPSDHVDGEESITQPRLGFVGWLRWGWRQLTSMRTALILLLVLAIAAIPGSIFPQRMADPNGVTEWERNNPDLFPVLDSLKLFDVYLSPWFSAIYLLLFASLVGCVIPRIRHHAKALQARPPRTPARLKRLADFRAVERASTDAPADAATTIDIATKQLKALGYRVERYDSGRTSSVSAERGYWRETGNLLFHLALVGVLITVGVGGGFAYTGQRVLVEGETFANTLLDYDSMNRGRFVSDGALAPYSMRLDSFDVTYQPFGEPGSGQAGDFSANVTVQENGEERTGSVKVNEPLGVADDNVFLLGNGYAPTITVRDPDGEVVFTNSTPFLPQDNNMTSLGVIKIPDGLSEQIGLVGFFYPTTGVLDTGAFFSGFGDLTNPTLTLDVYTGDLGINEGVPRSVYVLDTSDMTKVTGRTTDLESIELAPGDTADLPNGLGTVTFEDESPAGATDASQSVKRFASLQIHRDASGPWVLGFALLALGGLMLALFIPRRRVWVKATADGGVVSLEYAGLARGEDPTLATAVDDLVAGHARLMDAAGVTTAVEAPEPTDIDSDQAETASENVREGDPERPASDTPKVD encoded by the coding sequence GTGAGCAGCACAACCGAGAGGTCCAGCGATCCGCTGCGGCCGTCAGACCACGTCGACGGCGAGGAGTCGATCACCCAGCCGCGCCTCGGCTTCGTGGGCTGGCTGCGCTGGGGCTGGCGTCAGCTGACCTCGATGCGCACCGCGCTGATCCTGCTGCTCGTGCTCGCGATCGCCGCGATCCCCGGCTCGATCTTCCCTCAGCGGATGGCCGACCCCAACGGCGTCACGGAGTGGGAGCGCAACAACCCCGATCTGTTCCCGGTGCTCGACTCGCTGAAGCTGTTCGACGTCTATCTGTCGCCGTGGTTCTCGGCGATCTACCTGCTGCTGTTCGCCTCGCTGGTCGGCTGCGTGATCCCGCGCATCCGGCACCACGCCAAGGCGCTGCAGGCGAGGCCGCCCCGCACTCCCGCACGACTGAAGCGGCTCGCCGACTTCCGCGCTGTCGAGCGCGCCTCGACGGACGCGCCCGCCGACGCTGCGACGACGATCGACATCGCGACGAAACAGCTCAAGGCTCTCGGATACCGCGTGGAGCGCTACGACTCGGGGCGCACCTCGTCGGTGTCGGCCGAGCGCGGCTACTGGCGCGAGACCGGCAACCTTCTCTTCCACCTGGCCCTCGTCGGCGTGCTGATCACCGTGGGCGTCGGGGGCGGGTTCGCCTACACCGGCCAGCGAGTGCTGGTCGAGGGTGAGACGTTCGCCAACACGCTGCTCGACTACGACTCGATGAACCGCGGCCGGTTCGTCAGCGACGGCGCCCTCGCGCCGTACTCGATGCGCCTCGACAGCTTCGACGTCACCTACCAGCCCTTCGGCGAGCCCGGCTCCGGTCAGGCGGGCGACTTCTCGGCCAACGTCACAGTGCAGGAGAACGGCGAGGAGCGCACCGGCTCGGTCAAGGTCAACGAGCCTCTCGGCGTCGCCGACGACAACGTCTTCCTGCTCGGCAACGGGTATGCCCCGACGATCACGGTGCGCGACCCCGACGGGGAGGTCGTGTTCACGAACAGCACGCCGTTCCTGCCGCAGGACAACAACATGACCTCTCTCGGTGTCATCAAGATCCCCGACGGGCTCAGCGAGCAGATCGGCCTCGTCGGCTTCTTCTATCCGACAACGGGTGTGCTCGACACCGGTGCGTTCTTCTCGGGCTTCGGCGATCTGACCAACCCGACCCTCACGCTCGACGTGTACACGGGCGATCTGGGCATCAACGAGGGCGTGCCGCGTTCGGTCTACGTGCTCGACACCTCGGACATGACGAAGGTGACCGGACGCACGACCGATCTCGAGTCGATCGAGCTGGCCCCCGGGGACACGGCCGACCTGCCGAACGGACTCGGAACCGTGACCTTCGAAGACGAGTCGCCGGCAGGGGCCACCGACGCCTCGCAGTCGGTCAAGCGCTTCGCCTCGCTGCAGATCCACCGCGACGCGTCGGGGCCGTGGGTTCTCGGCTTCGCGCTCCTCGCGCTCGGCGGACTCATGCTCGCCCTGTTCATCCCTCGGCGCCGAGTGTGGGTCAAGGCGACGGCAGATGGTGGCGTCGTCTCCCTCGAGTATGCGGGTCTCGCACGCGGCGAGGATCCGACTCTCGCCACGGCTGTCGACGACCTCGTCGCCGGTCACGCGCGTCTGATGGACGCGGCGGGAGTGACGACAGCGGTCGAGGCGCCGGAGCCGACCGACATCGACTCCGACCAGGCTGAGACGGCGTCCGAGAACGTCCGCGAGGGTGACCCCGAACGCCCCGCATCCGACACCCCGAAAGTAGACTGA
- the aspS gene encoding aspartate--tRNA ligase, whose amino-acid sequence MLRTHSAGSLRAEQIGQTVTLSGWVDRRRDHGGVAFIDLRDASGIAQVVIRDEEVAHPLRNEFVLKVTGEVSRRPDGNANPNLPTGEIELIATDVEVLNESAPLPFQVSTAVADTETVGEEARLKYRYLDLRRPAAASALRLRSNVYKAVRDVLHGEDFTEVETPTLTRSTPEGARDFVVPARLHPGSWYALPQSPQLFKQLLMVGGVEKYYQIARCYRDEDFRADRQPEFTQLDIEMSFVDQEDVITLMETLIQAMWKTIGVEVQTPLPRLTYADAMAKYGSDKPDLRFGLELVEATEYFANTPFRVFQAEYVGAVVMPGGASQPRKQLDAWQDWAKQRGARGLAYVLFNEDGSLGGPAAKNLSEAEQAGLAEFVGASAGDCVFFAAGSTKESRALLGAARVEIGRRLGYLNPDEFAFTWVVDAPMFEPAADAVASGDVAVGAGAWTAVHHAFTGPKPEFQDTFDTDPGSALAYAYDIVCNGSELGGGSIRIHREDVQKRVFEVMGISDQVAQEQFGFLLDAFKFGAPPHGGIALGMDRVLQHLAKTESIRDVIAFPKSGNGFDPLTAAPAPITPEQRAEAGVDFEPEDDEA is encoded by the coding sequence GTGCTTCGCACCCACTCGGCAGGCTCACTGCGAGCCGAGCAAATCGGTCAGACCGTCACCCTCTCGGGTTGGGTCGATCGCCGTCGTGATCACGGAGGAGTCGCGTTCATCGATCTTCGGGATGCATCGGGCATCGCCCAGGTCGTCATCCGCGACGAAGAGGTGGCGCACCCGCTGCGCAACGAGTTCGTCCTCAAGGTCACCGGCGAGGTCTCGCGTCGCCCCGACGGCAACGCGAACCCGAACCTGCCGACCGGCGAGATCGAGCTGATCGCGACCGACGTCGAGGTGCTGAACGAGTCCGCTCCGCTGCCGTTCCAGGTGTCGACGGCCGTCGCCGACACCGAGACGGTCGGCGAGGAGGCGCGCCTCAAGTACCGCTATCTCGACCTTCGTCGCCCCGCGGCGGCATCCGCTCTGCGTCTGCGCTCGAACGTCTACAAGGCCGTCCGCGACGTGCTGCACGGCGAGGACTTCACCGAGGTCGAGACGCCGACGCTCACCCGCTCGACTCCGGAGGGTGCTCGCGACTTCGTCGTGCCTGCGCGCCTGCACCCCGGCAGCTGGTACGCCCTGCCGCAGTCGCCGCAGCTGTTCAAGCAGCTGCTCATGGTCGGCGGCGTCGAGAAGTACTACCAGATCGCTCGCTGCTACCGCGATGAGGACTTCCGGGCGGACCGTCAGCCGGAGTTCACGCAGCTCGACATCGAGATGAGCTTCGTAGACCAGGAAGACGTCATCACGCTGATGGAGACGCTCATCCAAGCGATGTGGAAGACGATCGGCGTCGAGGTGCAGACCCCGCTGCCGCGCCTGACCTATGCCGACGCCATGGCGAAGTACGGCTCCGACAAGCCCGACCTGCGCTTCGGACTCGAGCTCGTCGAAGCGACCGAGTACTTCGCGAACACCCCGTTCCGGGTCTTCCAGGCCGAGTACGTCGGTGCCGTCGTCATGCCCGGCGGCGCGAGCCAGCCGCGCAAGCAGCTCGACGCCTGGCAGGACTGGGCCAAGCAGCGCGGCGCCCGCGGCCTCGCGTACGTGCTCTTCAACGAGGACGGCTCGCTCGGCGGCCCCGCTGCCAAGAACCTCTCCGAGGCCGAACAGGCCGGGCTCGCAGAGTTCGTCGGAGCCTCCGCCGGCGACTGCGTGTTCTTCGCCGCCGGATCGACCAAGGAGAGCCGCGCTCTTCTCGGCGCCGCCCGTGTCGAGATCGGCCGCCGTCTCGGCTACCTGAACCCCGACGAGTTCGCGTTCACGTGGGTCGTCGACGCCCCGATGTTCGAGCCGGCCGCGGATGCCGTGGCATCCGGTGACGTCGCCGTCGGCGCCGGAGCGTGGACCGCCGTGCACCACGCGTTCACGGGGCCCAAGCCCGAGTTCCAGGACACGTTCGACACCGACCCCGGTTCGGCTCTCGCCTACGCCTACGACATCGTGTGCAACGGCTCGGAGCTCGGCGGCGGATCGATCCGCATCCACCGCGAAGACGTGCAGAAGCGCGTGTTCGAGGTCATGGGCATCAGCGACCAGGTCGCGCAGGAGCAGTTCGGATTCCTCCTCGACGCGTTCAAGTTCGGCGCACCGCCGCACGGTGGAATCGCGCTCGGCATGGACCGCGTGCTGCAGCACCTGGCGAAGACCGAGTCGATCCGCGACGTCATCGCGTTCCCGAAGTCGGGCAACGGCTTCGACCCGCTGACTGCTGCTCCGGCTCCGATCACGCCCGAGCAGCGTGCCGAGGCCGGCGTCGACTTCGAG
- a CDS encoding 2'-5' RNA ligase family protein — MRRPFMTSPAQLESLEGQQYLVLRPTRAVSDVYRAEQRSALGRMDAPHPHTEHVTLRAFHEPERREDLLALIREWAVAQRPIEVVAEAVDVFPAPWQVVILRLRRTPSLVSAYANLSEALEATDFRRLDERSTEDWTFHLSVIYAKTLAPAAWTELSHKSRRSLSSRPAETISEAELVWYEDGVEHSEVIPFGLRSFR, encoded by the coding sequence ATGCGTCGCCCGTTCATGACCTCTCCCGCCCAGCTCGAGTCACTCGAGGGGCAGCAGTATCTCGTGCTGCGCCCGACGAGAGCGGTGTCGGACGTCTACCGGGCAGAGCAGAGGTCGGCCCTCGGCCGGATGGACGCTCCGCACCCGCACACCGAGCACGTCACGCTCCGCGCATTCCACGAGCCCGAGCGTCGGGAAGACCTGCTCGCCCTGATCCGCGAATGGGCGGTGGCGCAGCGCCCGATCGAGGTCGTCGCCGAGGCCGTCGACGTGTTCCCGGCTCCGTGGCAGGTCGTCATCCTGCGCCTGAGACGAACCCCGTCGCTCGTGTCGGCCTACGCGAATCTCAGTGAGGCTCTCGAGGCAACCGACTTCCGTCGATTGGACGAGCGCAGCACGGAGGACTGGACGTTCCACCTGTCGGTGATCTACGCGAAGACGCTCGCACCCGCGGCGTGGACCGAGCTGTCGCACAAATCCCGTCGCTCGCTCAGCTCGCGCCCCGCCGAGACCATCAGCGAGGCCGAGCTCGTCTGGTACGAAGACGGCGTCGAGCACTCCGAAGTGATCCCGTTCGGACTGCGCTCGTTCAGATGA